The following are encoded together in the Mycolicibacterium arabiense genome:
- a CDS encoding NAD(P)/FAD-dependent oxidoreductase: protein MSQQWECAVVGAGAAGLSAALVLGRARRQVVVIDAGHQSNRASPTIGGLLGYDQRSPAELYAQGRSELEAYPSVEFRTGEVVRGSSGEDGYLLDLADGETLSARRVLLATGMNYNPPDLPGIGELWGSSVFQCPFCHGWEMRDERLAALASGEEAVHAALMLRGWSDDVMLLTDGPTQLDSEQLRMLQVAKVEVDQRRVAELASTEGRLTAVVFADGDRLERDGLLVEAPLSQRTRLAEQLGAACTPGPLAGDALDVDQIHRTNAPTVFAAGDVCTKQPHLAGAIAAGSQAAMIIVQSLLSDDFGLPYPPA, encoded by the coding sequence GTGTCGCAACAATGGGAATGCGCGGTCGTCGGTGCGGGAGCCGCTGGCCTGAGCGCCGCCCTCGTCCTCGGACGGGCCCGCAGGCAAGTCGTGGTCATCGACGCCGGCCATCAGAGCAACCGGGCCTCGCCCACGATCGGTGGGTTACTCGGCTACGACCAACGATCGCCCGCGGAGCTGTACGCGCAGGGGCGAAGCGAGCTGGAGGCCTATCCATCCGTCGAATTCCGCACCGGAGAGGTCGTGCGCGGCAGTTCGGGCGAGGACGGTTACCTGCTGGACCTGGCCGACGGCGAAACCCTCAGTGCACGAAGGGTTCTCCTGGCCACTGGAATGAACTACAACCCGCCGGACCTTCCCGGAATCGGTGAGCTGTGGGGATCGTCGGTCTTCCAGTGCCCGTTCTGCCACGGCTGGGAGATGCGGGACGAGCGTTTGGCGGCCCTGGCCTCCGGGGAAGAAGCCGTCCATGCCGCCCTGATGCTGCGGGGCTGGAGCGACGACGTGATGTTGTTGACCGACGGGCCAACGCAATTGGATTCCGAGCAGCTCCGGATGCTGCAGGTGGCCAAAGTGGAGGTGGACCAGCGACGCGTCGCGGAACTGGCCAGCACCGAAGGCCGGCTCACGGCCGTCGTCTTCGCCGACGGCGACCGGCTCGAGCGCGACGGCCTGCTCGTCGAGGCGCCGCTGAGTCAGCGGACCCGGTTGGCCGAACAACTCGGCGCGGCATGCACACCGGGCCCACTCGCCGGTGACGCGCTCGACGTGGACCAGATCCACCGGACCAACGCGCCGACCGTCTTCGCCGCCGGTGACGTCTGCACCAAGCAGCCCCACCTCGCCGGCGCCATCGCCGCAGGATCGCAGGCCGCGATGATCATCGTCCAGAGTCTGCTGTCGGACGACTTCGGCCTGCCCTATCCGCCGGCGTGA
- a CDS encoding VOC family protein yields the protein MSREVQVTFDCADPAALATFWAEVLGYQVQAPPPGFDTWDAALESMGVPQEHRNDASALVDPEGSGPRIFFQRVPEGKDAKNRVHLDVRAAPDLTGEERMVALEAVCARLVAVGATRIGRHEPEPPLNAGHIVLADPEGNEFCLD from the coding sequence GTGTCCCGTGAAGTTCAGGTGACGTTCGACTGCGCCGACCCCGCCGCACTGGCCACGTTCTGGGCCGAGGTGTTGGGGTACCAGGTGCAGGCTCCACCTCCCGGGTTCGACACCTGGGATGCCGCGTTGGAATCGATGGGGGTCCCGCAGGAGCACCGCAACGACGCGTCGGCCTTGGTCGATCCCGAGGGATCGGGACCGCGGATCTTCTTCCAGCGCGTCCCGGAGGGCAAGGACGCGAAGAACCGCGTCCACCTCGACGTGCGCGCAGCACCGGACCTGACGGGTGAGGAGCGCATGGTGGCGCTGGAGGCCGTATGCGCTCGCCTCGTGGCCGTGGGCGCGACCCGCATCGGTCGGCACGAGCCGGAGCCGCCGTTGAACGCCGGCCACATCGTCCTCGCCGATCCCGAGGGCAACGAATTCTGCCTGGACTGA
- a CDS encoding alpha/beta hydrolase: METVEYAPGRKADLHGEPSRPTVLMWHGMQTDARASVAVLADLVAGHGLHVLASDWNSHADDRGRSDLLASLDFARGFGSGPLVLVGWSMGGLAAADLTVHAHRLEIDLTHTVCLAGAFMAAGPISGLHVTESLSSEEIGTPFTLLHGAADDVVPPKASTEFGEALRAAGWPVEVAMLDADHASIAGAAHDSVADVYVPATDGATRDVASDVAARIAAVVGVRPD, from the coding sequence GTGGAAACCGTCGAATACGCCCCGGGACGCAAGGCCGATCTCCATGGCGAGCCCTCCCGTCCCACCGTGCTGATGTGGCACGGCATGCAGACCGACGCCAGAGCGTCCGTCGCTGTGCTGGCCGACCTCGTCGCCGGCCACGGCCTCCACGTTCTTGCCTCTGATTGGAACTCCCACGCCGACGATCGAGGGCGTTCGGACCTGCTGGCGTCGTTGGACTTCGCCAGGGGCTTCGGGTCCGGTCCCCTGGTGCTGGTCGGGTGGTCGATGGGCGGGCTCGCAGCGGCGGACCTCACGGTGCACGCGCATCGGCTCGAGATCGATCTCACCCACACGGTGTGCCTCGCGGGCGCGTTCATGGCCGCGGGCCCGATATCTGGCCTGCACGTGACCGAGAGCCTCTCCTCCGAGGAGATCGGCACGCCGTTCACCCTCCTGCACGGCGCGGCCGACGACGTGGTGCCCCCGAAGGCCAGCACCGAATTCGGGGAGGCATTGCGCGCGGCCGGTTGGCCGGTGGAGGTTGCGATGCTGGATGCCGACCACGCCTCGATCGCAGGCGCCGCCCACGACTCAGTGGCCGACGTCTACGTCCCCGCGACCGATGGCGCGACCCGAGACGTCGCCTCCGACGTGGCAGCGCGCATCGCGGCAGTGGTGGGCGTTCGGCCCGACTAG
- a CDS encoding APC family permease produces MTSEARAHDDTEVGEDTKLKRGITGPLLFLFILGDVLGAGIYALMGVLAEDVGGVLWAPLVAALVLALLTAGSYAELVTKYPKAGGAAVFAERAFKQPVLSFLIGFCMLAAGVTSAAGLALAFAGDYLSTFIDVPAVPAAMVFLVLVACLNARGISESMKSNMVMTVIELSGLLIVIVAVAVMVGGGRGEVDRITQFPDGSVPAMAILGGAIVAYYSFVGFETSANVAEEIRNPSKVYPAALFGALVTAGVVYALVGIASAIALPANELSESSGPLLAVVGASGVNVPDWLFSAIALVAVANGALLTMIMSSRLAYGMAEHGLLPSVLNRVLPQRRTPWVSIVATTAVAMVLTLVGDLSTLAETVVLLLLFVFISTNVAVLVLRRDAVEHDHFRVWTFVPVLGVLSCVLLLTQQTATVWLFGAILLAVGAVLYLAARAATRRSSRPSST; encoded by the coding sequence ATGACATCGGAAGCTCGAGCGCACGACGACACCGAGGTCGGCGAGGACACCAAGCTCAAGCGCGGCATCACCGGACCACTGCTGTTCCTGTTCATCCTCGGCGACGTGCTCGGTGCGGGCATCTACGCGCTGATGGGAGTGCTGGCCGAGGACGTCGGCGGCGTCTTGTGGGCGCCGCTCGTGGCGGCGCTGGTGCTGGCGCTGTTGACTGCGGGCTCCTATGCCGAACTGGTCACCAAGTATCCGAAGGCCGGCGGCGCCGCCGTCTTCGCCGAGCGCGCGTTCAAGCAACCGGTGCTGTCGTTCCTCATCGGCTTCTGCATGCTCGCCGCGGGTGTCACCAGCGCCGCCGGCCTCGCCCTTGCCTTCGCGGGGGACTACCTGTCGACGTTCATCGACGTGCCCGCGGTGCCGGCAGCCATGGTGTTCCTGGTCCTCGTCGCCTGCCTCAACGCCCGGGGCATCAGCGAATCGATGAAGAGCAACATGGTGATGACGGTGATCGAACTGTCGGGTCTGCTCATCGTGATCGTCGCGGTGGCGGTGATGGTCGGTGGTGGCCGCGGCGAGGTCGACAGGATCACGCAGTTCCCGGACGGCTCGGTGCCTGCCATGGCGATCCTCGGCGGCGCCATCGTTGCCTACTACTCATTCGTGGGATTCGAGACCTCGGCCAACGTCGCCGAGGAGATCCGCAATCCGAGCAAGGTGTATCCCGCCGCACTGTTCGGCGCACTCGTCACCGCAGGCGTCGTCTATGCGCTCGTCGGAATCGCCAGCGCCATCGCCCTGCCCGCGAACGAGCTGTCGGAGTCATCGGGCCCGTTGCTCGCGGTGGTCGGCGCCTCGGGCGTCAACGTCCCGGACTGGCTGTTCAGTGCCATCGCACTGGTCGCCGTGGCCAACGGCGCACTGCTGACCATGATCATGTCGAGCCGACTGGCGTACGGGATGGCCGAGCACGGCCTGTTGCCAAGCGTGCTGAATCGCGTTCTGCCGCAACGTCGGACGCCGTGGGTCTCAATCGTCGCGACGACGGCGGTCGCGATGGTGCTGACCCTGGTGGGAGACCTCTCCACGCTCGCCGAAACCGTCGTGTTGCTGCTGCTGTTCGTGTTCATCTCGACCAACGTCGCCGTGCTGGTGCTCCGCCGCGACGCCGTCGAGCACGATCACTTCCGGGTCTGGACGTTCGTGCCCGTGCTCGGCGTCTTGTCGTGCGTGCTGCTGCTCACCCAGCAGACTGCGACGGTCTGGCTGTTCGGCGCCATCCTGCTGGCAGTCGGCGCCGTGCTCTACCTCGCAGCCCGCGCAGCGACCCGGCGGTCGTCCAGGCCGTCGTCCACCTAA
- a CDS encoding nuclear transport factor 2 family protein yields MTDMAERFVSALGELHTSNDVDPLVELFGDDATLSKAGLPHEESGKDGARAFWQQYRDVFGDIESDFKHQVVDGDLVVLEWTSNGTLRDGSDFSYDGVSIFEADGESITAFRTYYDTAAFLSAEAKR; encoded by the coding sequence ATGACTGACATGGCAGAACGATTCGTGTCCGCATTGGGCGAACTCCACACCAGCAACGACGTCGACCCGCTCGTCGAATTGTTCGGCGACGACGCCACCTTGAGCAAGGCGGGTCTCCCGCACGAGGAAAGCGGCAAGGACGGTGCGCGCGCCTTCTGGCAGCAGTACCGCGACGTCTTCGGCGACATCGAATCCGACTTCAAGCATCAGGTGGTCGACGGAGACCTCGTCGTCCTCGAGTGGACCTCGAACGGAACCCTGCGCGACGGCAGTGACTTCAGCTACGACGGCGTCAGCATCTTCGAGGCCGACGGCGAATCGATCACGGCATTCCGCACCTATTACGACACGGCGGCGTTCCTGAGCGCCGAGGCGAAACGCTGA
- a CDS encoding PPOX class F420-dependent oxidoreductase translates to MNDTTALATRLSGEKFVSLTTYKRSGEAVATPMWIVRDGTRLSAWTPADSWKVKRARRNPRVTLRACGRTGRVDAGEPVLEGTAEVVTDPAEVSRVENLVKQKYGLEFRVMTLIETIAARGRKSRVLLRISPQPTKGS, encoded by the coding sequence GTGAACGACACGACGGCTCTGGCAACGCGTCTATCCGGCGAGAAGTTCGTCTCGCTGACGACGTACAAGCGCAGTGGTGAAGCAGTCGCGACGCCGATGTGGATCGTGCGCGACGGTACTCGTCTCTCGGCGTGGACGCCCGCAGACTCGTGGAAGGTCAAGCGAGCGCGCCGCAACCCCCGGGTGACGCTTCGCGCGTGTGGGCGGACCGGGAGGGTCGACGCCGGCGAACCGGTGCTCGAGGGCACCGCCGAGGTGGTGACCGATCCGGCCGAGGTGTCCAGGGTGGAGAACCTGGTGAAGCAGAAGTACGGCCTGGAGTTCCGGGTGATGACCCTGATCGAGACCATCGCCGCGCGGGGGCGCAAGAGCCGTGTCCTGCTGCGCATCTCGCCTCAGCCGACGAAGGGTAGTTGA
- a CDS encoding NAD(P)/FAD-dependent oxidoreductase, with the protein MSRARPKVLIIGGGFGGLFCARRLGKVDVDVTVLDRAACHVFQPLLYQCATGTLSIGQISRSLREELADYHNVQTLLGEAVRLDADARTLTARRPDDSQYTLDYDYLVIAAGMRQSYFGHEEYAAWAPGMKTLDDALSIRRRLFGAFEIAETLPPGPERDSWLTFAVTGAGPTGVELAGQIRELATRALANEFHAIEPEEARVLLFDGGDRVLKTFAPALAHQAGRTLEELGVEMHFGVHVTDVRRDGITVSPKGGGPDEEYATRTVLWTAGVEAVPFARHAAEMLDATTDRSGRITVNEDLSVPGHPDVFVVGDLAGREGLPGVAENAMQGGWHVAACIRRDLATRGRRKYRYRDLGSAAYISRGHALLQAGPVKLTGRLGWLGWGFIHIAFLTGVQNRVSTVATWMASIARANRTDRTFILGGSGHPEEPYTWESPVHQGNHAAKDDQKA; encoded by the coding sequence ATGAGCAGGGCGCGCCCCAAGGTACTCATCATCGGCGGTGGTTTCGGTGGACTGTTTTGTGCGCGGCGACTCGGCAAGGTCGACGTCGACGTCACGGTGCTCGACCGCGCCGCATGCCACGTGTTCCAGCCGCTGCTCTACCAATGTGCGACCGGAACGCTGAGCATCGGCCAGATCAGCCGGTCGCTCCGCGAGGAACTGGCCGACTACCACAACGTGCAGACCCTGCTCGGCGAGGCCGTCCGACTCGACGCCGACGCGCGGACCCTGACCGCGCGCCGTCCCGACGACAGCCAGTACACCCTCGACTACGACTACCTGGTGATTGCCGCCGGGATGCGGCAGTCGTACTTCGGGCATGAGGAGTACGCCGCGTGGGCACCGGGGATGAAGACCCTCGACGACGCGCTGAGCATCCGGCGCCGCCTCTTCGGTGCCTTCGAAATCGCCGAGACGCTGCCTCCTGGTCCGGAACGGGACAGCTGGCTCACCTTCGCCGTCACCGGCGCGGGCCCCACCGGCGTCGAATTGGCCGGGCAGATCAGGGAACTCGCGACGCGGGCGCTGGCCAACGAGTTCCATGCGATCGAGCCGGAGGAAGCGCGGGTGCTGCTGTTCGACGGCGGTGATCGCGTGCTGAAGACCTTCGCGCCGGCCTTGGCCCATCAGGCTGGCCGGACGTTGGAGGAACTCGGCGTCGAGATGCACTTCGGCGTGCACGTCACCGACGTCCGGCGCGACGGCATCACGGTGAGCCCGAAGGGGGGCGGGCCGGACGAGGAGTACGCCACCCGGACGGTGTTGTGGACCGCCGGCGTCGAAGCCGTGCCATTCGCCCGTCACGCCGCAGAGATGCTGGACGCGACCACCGATCGCTCCGGCCGCATCACGGTGAACGAGGATCTGTCGGTGCCAGGTCACCCGGACGTGTTCGTCGTCGGTGATCTCGCTGGGCGCGAGGGGCTACCGGGTGTTGCCGAGAACGCAATGCAGGGCGGCTGGCACGTCGCGGCGTGCATCCGGCGTGACCTCGCCACCCGCGGTCGGCGGAAGTACCGGTATCGCGACCTCGGATCGGCGGCGTACATCAGCCGCGGACATGCGCTGCTGCAGGCTGGTCCGGTGAAGCTCACCGGTCGGCTGGGTTGGCTGGGCTGGGGGTTCATCCACATCGCGTTCCTCACCGGGGTGCAGAACCGGGTCAGCACGGTCGCGACGTGGATGGCCTCGATCGCGCGTGCCAATCGCACGGACCGCACGTTCATCCTCGGTGGTTCCGGTCATCCCGAGGAGCCGTACACCTGGGAGTCGCCCGTTCACCAGGGCAACCACGCGGCCAAGGACGATCAGAAGGCGTAG
- a CDS encoding spore photoproduct lyase family protein: MTSTSPDVPVRRTPAELADRLIDIKRIYHEPDIERFPRARDVMDRFPEAERVQILSHQAIPGLYGNEGSAADWVRNKREVLVLGEKKSLAARRNERSSDWIAPSTANGCAMACSYCYVPRRKGYANPITVFANIEKITGYLERHAKRQGPKLVPNQCDPVDWIYDIGENSDCSADAMVSDNVRDLVGLFARIPNAKASFATKLVNRDLLDYDPRGGTRVRFSLMPEQTSRLVDVRTSKVADRIAAIDDFVAAGYEVHLNFSPVIVHENWLADWAELLEQVADGTNDRTKAQLAAEIIFLTHNEGLHDVNMLWHPRGEDLLWRPDLQQAKRSQNGQWNVRYKSPWKGRWVQQLTDLIDEKLPTCRVRYAF; encoded by the coding sequence ATGACGTCCACGTCCCCTGACGTGCCTGTTCGCCGCACCCCGGCCGAGCTGGCCGACCGGCTGATCGACATCAAGCGGATCTATCACGAACCCGACATCGAGCGGTTCCCGCGGGCTCGCGACGTGATGGATCGGTTCCCCGAGGCCGAGCGCGTCCAGATCCTGTCGCACCAGGCGATCCCCGGGCTCTACGGCAACGAGGGCAGTGCCGCGGACTGGGTCCGCAACAAGCGCGAGGTGCTGGTCCTCGGCGAGAAGAAGAGCCTCGCGGCGCGCCGCAACGAACGCTCGAGCGACTGGATCGCACCGTCGACGGCCAACGGCTGCGCGATGGCCTGCTCGTACTGCTACGTGCCGCGACGCAAGGGTTACGCCAACCCGATCACGGTGTTCGCGAACATCGAGAAGATCACCGGGTACCTGGAACGCCACGCCAAGCGCCAAGGCCCCAAGCTCGTGCCCAATCAGTGCGATCCGGTCGACTGGATCTACGACATCGGCGAGAACAGCGACTGCTCGGCGGACGCGATGGTGTCCGACAACGTCCGCGACCTCGTCGGCCTCTTCGCTCGAATTCCCAACGCCAAGGCCAGTTTTGCCACGAAACTGGTCAACCGTGACCTGCTCGACTACGACCCGAGGGGCGGGACCCGGGTGCGGTTCAGCCTCATGCCGGAGCAGACGTCGCGCCTGGTCGACGTGCGGACGTCCAAGGTCGCCGACCGCATCGCCGCCATCGACGACTTCGTCGCCGCCGGGTACGAGGTGCACCTCAACTTCAGTCCCGTGATCGTGCACGAGAACTGGCTCGCCGACTGGGCCGAGCTGCTCGAGCAGGTGGCCGATGGAACGAACGACCGCACCAAGGCCCAGCTCGCGGCGGAGATCATCTTCCTCACCCACAACGAGGGTCTGCACGACGTCAACATGCTGTGGCACCCCAGGGGCGAGGACCTGCTGTGGCGGCCGGACCTGCAGCAGGCCAAGCGCAGCCAGAACGGTCAGTGGAACGTCCGCTACAAGTCACCCTGGAAGGGCCGCTGGGTCCAACAGCTCACCGATCTCATCGACGAGAAGCTGCCGACCTGCCGCGTCCGCTACGCCTTCTGA
- a CDS encoding GlcG/HbpS family heme-binding protein yields the protein MTLDLDAANRIIAGAHAEARRRAVLVSAAVVDAGGNLVAFGRMDGAEIAGPVLAVDKAYTAIANRIATSELATLAAPGGELFGLHANGGGRFVIFGGGVPVWIDGVVVGGVGVSGASTADDEACALAGLDTLGPGHAK from the coding sequence GTGACCCTCGACCTGGATGCCGCGAATCGCATCATCGCCGGCGCACACGCCGAAGCACGCCGACGGGCGGTCCTGGTGTCCGCCGCAGTCGTCGACGCGGGCGGGAACCTCGTGGCGTTCGGCCGGATGGACGGCGCCGAGATCGCCGGGCCGGTACTCGCCGTCGACAAGGCATACACCGCCATCGCGAACCGCATCGCGACGTCGGAACTGGCGACGCTCGCCGCGCCGGGAGGGGAGCTGTTCGGACTGCACGCCAACGGCGGCGGCCGGTTCGTCATCTTCGGTGGTGGCGTTCCAGTGTGGATCGACGGGGTCGTGGTCGGCGGGGTCGGGGTGAGCGGTGCGAGTACCGCCGACGACGAGGCCTGTGCGCTGGCCGGCCTCGACACCTTGGGCCCCGGGCACGCGAAATAG
- a CDS encoding SDR family oxidoreductase, whose product MTSLANQTVLVTGANRGMGRQYVTQLLDRGVAKVYAAARDASRIDASDPRVVALRLDVTDAASVAEAGRVASDVSVLINNAGIARGASVLSADTASLREELETNLFGPLAMASTFADGIAERSGAIVNVASVLAWLPIGASYGVTKAALWSATDSMRLELGPRGVQVVGVYVGLVDTDMGNAFADTPKSDPADVVRAVLDGIESGAEDVLADDMTRTVRALLDKPASERLAAMS is encoded by the coding sequence ATGACCTCACTGGCCAATCAGACCGTCCTCGTCACCGGAGCCAATCGCGGCATGGGGCGGCAGTACGTGACGCAGTTGCTCGACCGGGGCGTGGCCAAGGTCTACGCGGCGGCCCGCGACGCCTCTCGAATCGACGCATCCGATCCGCGCGTCGTCGCACTGCGCCTCGACGTGACCGACGCTGCGTCGGTGGCCGAGGCCGGGCGCGTGGCTTCCGACGTCTCCGTGCTCATCAACAATGCGGGCATCGCGCGCGGCGCATCGGTGCTGTCCGCGGACACCGCGTCACTGCGAGAGGAGTTGGAGACCAACCTCTTCGGGCCGCTTGCCATGGCGTCGACGTTCGCCGACGGAATCGCCGAGCGGTCGGGCGCGATCGTCAACGTCGCCTCGGTGCTCGCCTGGCTGCCCATCGGTGCCAGCTACGGCGTCACGAAGGCCGCACTGTGGAGCGCGACGGACTCCATGCGGCTCGAACTGGGTCCTCGCGGCGTGCAGGTGGTCGGCGTCTACGTCGGTCTCGTCGACACCGACATGGGCAACGCCTTCGCCGACACCCCCAAGTCGGATCCCGCGGACGTCGTGCGAGCGGTGCTCGACGGCATCGAGTCGGGCGCTGAAGACGTTCTCGCCGACGACATGACGCGCACCGTCCGCGCGTTGCTCGACAAGCCCGCCTCCGAGCGTCTCGCCGCCATGTCCTAG
- a CDS encoding zinc-dependent alcohol dehydrogenase family protein, whose protein sequence is MTDLMKAVVLARFGGADAFELRDVEVPRVGARQVRVRVHASAVNPLDYQIRRGDYSDLVPLPAIIGHDVSGVIEDVGSDVREFGVGDGVYYTPQIFGGPGSYAEQHVVDVDLVGRKPENLTHLEAASLTLVGGTVWEALVTRAQLSVAETILIHGGAGGVGTIAIQIAAAIGARVITTAKASDHEFVRSLGADVAIDYTSADVVEAVAEATHGKGVEVVFDTIGGDALTRSPLLLADYGRVVSIVDIAQPQNLIEAWGKNAAYHFVFTRQNRGKLDALTTLVERGLVTPVIGATLPLARTGEALELLENRRSYALRGKVAIDVAGDTVELPPRIA, encoded by the coding sequence ATGACCGATCTGATGAAGGCCGTCGTGCTCGCCCGGTTCGGCGGGGCTGATGCCTTCGAATTGCGTGACGTCGAGGTGCCGCGGGTCGGGGCGCGCCAGGTGCGGGTGCGGGTGCACGCGAGCGCGGTCAACCCGCTGGACTATCAGATCCGTCGCGGAGACTACTCGGATCTGGTGCCGCTGCCGGCGATCATCGGCCACGACGTCTCCGGTGTGATCGAAGACGTCGGGTCCGACGTGCGCGAGTTCGGCGTCGGCGACGGCGTGTACTACACCCCTCAGATCTTCGGCGGCCCCGGCTCTTATGCCGAGCAGCACGTCGTCGACGTCGACCTCGTCGGCCGCAAGCCCGAGAACCTCACGCACCTGGAGGCGGCGAGCCTGACGCTGGTGGGCGGAACGGTATGGGAGGCCCTGGTGACCCGGGCCCAGCTCAGCGTGGCGGAGACGATCCTCATCCATGGCGGGGCGGGCGGTGTCGGCACGATCGCGATCCAGATCGCCGCGGCCATCGGCGCTCGGGTGATCACCACCGCCAAGGCCAGCGACCACGAGTTCGTGCGTTCCCTGGGGGCCGATGTGGCCATCGACTACACCTCCGCCGATGTCGTCGAGGCCGTGGCCGAGGCGACGCACGGCAAGGGGGTCGAGGTGGTGTTCGACACCATCGGTGGTGACGCGTTGACGCGAAGTCCGTTGCTGCTCGCCGACTATGGACGGGTGGTGAGCATCGTCGACATCGCCCAGCCGCAGAACCTGATCGAAGCGTGGGGTAAGAATGCCGCTTATCACTTCGTGTTCACCCGGCAGAACCGGGGCAAGCTCGACGCGCTCACCACGCTGGTCGAGCGCGGTCTGGTGACGCCGGTGATCGGTGCGACGCTGCCGCTGGCTCGAACGGGCGAGGCTCTCGAGCTGCTGGAGAACAGGCGCTCGTATGCACTGCGCGGCAAGGTCGCCATCGACGTGGCAGGCGACACCGTCGAACTTCCGCCTCGCATCGCGTAG
- a CDS encoding GlxA family transcriptional regulator has protein sequence MQRPHRVVVLVLDGALPLDVGIPTEVFHPETGFPYEVSTCGVMAGTVPSNGGFGYAVPRGLDALADADTIVVPGYAPSGRPIPVEVHEALRTAASQGTRIASICYGAFALADAGLLDGLRATTHWDAAEKLAERHPEITVEPNVLFVDEGAILTSAGAAAGLDLCLHIVRRDLGVSAANEIARGLVTAPYRTGGQAQYLPKTTSTAHGDSLATTREWALTQLDQPLTIAGLAAHARMSPRTFMRRFTEETGSTPLQWILRARVDTARELLESTRLSVDRIAEQVGLGTGSNLRLHFRRLLDVSPSEYRATFAGRS, from the coding sequence ATGCAGCGACCGCACCGGGTGGTGGTCCTCGTACTCGACGGGGCGCTGCCGTTGGACGTCGGGATCCCGACCGAGGTGTTCCATCCGGAGACGGGCTTCCCCTACGAGGTGTCGACATGCGGGGTCATGGCCGGAACGGTGCCGTCCAATGGGGGCTTCGGGTACGCGGTCCCGCGGGGCCTGGACGCACTGGCCGACGCGGACACGATCGTCGTCCCGGGGTACGCCCCTTCGGGCCGGCCGATACCGGTGGAGGTGCACGAAGCGCTCCGCACCGCCGCGTCCCAAGGGACGCGCATCGCGTCGATCTGTTACGGCGCGTTCGCCCTCGCGGATGCCGGCCTGCTCGACGGCCTGCGGGCGACGACGCACTGGGATGCTGCGGAGAAGCTCGCGGAGCGGCATCCGGAGATCACGGTTGAGCCGAACGTCCTCTTCGTCGACGAGGGAGCCATCCTCACCTCGGCGGGTGCCGCCGCCGGTCTCGACCTCTGCCTGCACATCGTTCGCCGCGACCTCGGCGTGAGCGCGGCGAACGAGATCGCACGGGGACTCGTGACCGCGCCCTACCGGACCGGGGGACAGGCTCAGTACCTGCCGAAGACCACCTCTACAGCACATGGCGATTCCCTTGCCACGACGCGTGAATGGGCTCTGACGCAGCTCGACCAGCCGCTCACGATCGCCGGACTCGCCGCACACGCGCGGATGTCGCCCCGCACGTTCATGCGGCGCTTCACCGAGGAGACCGGCAGCACCCCGCTGCAGTGGATCCTGCGGGCGCGGGTCGACACAGCCCGCGAACTCCTGGAGAGCACGAGGCTGTCGGTCGACCGCATCGCCGAGCAGGTCGGCTTGGGAACCGGGTCGAACCTCCGGCTGCACTTTCGTCGGCTTCTGGACGTGTCGCCCTCGGAGTACCGCGCCACCTTCGCCGGGCGCAGCTGA
- a CDS encoding NYN domain-containing protein, producing MHWIVDAMNVIGSRPDGWWRDRRSAMEALVGRLDRWAAARDDAVTVVFERPPQPPMESSVVEIAFAPAAAPNSADDEIVRLVSAHRDASEVVVVTSDSVLVERVRRAGATAHPSKAFRDMLD from the coding sequence ATGCACTGGATCGTCGACGCGATGAACGTGATCGGCTCGCGTCCGGACGGCTGGTGGCGGGATCGCCGTTCGGCCATGGAGGCGCTCGTTGGCCGCCTCGACCGGTGGGCCGCAGCGCGGGATGACGCCGTCACGGTGGTGTTCGAGCGTCCGCCGCAGCCGCCGATGGAGAGCAGCGTCGTGGAGATCGCATTCGCCCCTGCGGCCGCACCCAACTCCGCCGACGACGAGATCGTCCGACTCGTCTCCGCGCATCGCGACGCCAGCGAGGTCGTCGTCGTGACGTCAGATTCCGTTCTGGTCGAACGGGTTCGGCGCGCCGGCGCCACCGCGCATCCATCCAAGGCCTTCCGCGACATGCTCGACTGA